A single region of the Nocardioides aurantiacus genome encodes:
- the tuf gene encoding elongation factor Tu: MAKAKFERTKPHVNIGTIGHIDHGKTTLTAAITKVLHNKYPDLNAASAFDEIDKAPEERQRGITISIAHVEYQTENRHYAHVDCPGHADYIKNMITGAAQMDGAILVVAATDGPMPQTREHVLLARQVGVPALVVALNKCDMVDDEELIELVEMEVRELLSEYEYDGDDIPVVQVAAFPALQGDEKWGESILKLMDAVDEYIPQPVRETEKPFLMPVEDVFTITGRGTVITGRIERGIVKVNETVDIIGIREGKQSSTVTGIEMFRKLLDTGEAGENVGLLLRGTKREDVERGMVVIKPGTTTPHTNFEASVYILSKEEGGRHTPFFNNYRPQFYFRTTDVTGVVTLPEGREMVMPGDNTDMSVELIQPIAMEDGLRFAIREGGRTVGAGRVTKITK, encoded by the coding sequence GTGGCTAAGGCGAAGTTCGAGCGGACCAAGCCGCACGTCAACATCGGAACCATCGGTCACATCGACCACGGCAAGACGACGTTGACCGCAGCGATCACCAAGGTCCTGCACAACAAGTACCCCGACCTCAACGCCGCCTCGGCCTTCGACGAGATCGACAAGGCCCCCGAGGAGCGTCAGCGCGGTATCACCATCTCGATCGCGCACGTCGAGTACCAGACCGAGAACCGGCACTACGCGCACGTCGACTGCCCGGGTCACGCGGACTACATCAAGAACATGATTACCGGTGCCGCGCAGATGGACGGCGCGATCCTGGTCGTGGCCGCCACCGACGGTCCGATGCCGCAGACCCGTGAGCACGTGCTGCTCGCCCGCCAGGTCGGCGTCCCCGCCCTGGTCGTCGCGCTGAACAAGTGCGACATGGTCGACGACGAGGAGCTCATCGAGCTCGTCGAGATGGAGGTGCGCGAGCTCCTCTCCGAGTACGAGTACGACGGCGACGACATCCCCGTCGTGCAGGTCGCTGCCTTCCCGGCGCTCCAGGGCGACGAGAAGTGGGGCGAGTCGATCCTCAAGCTCATGGACGCGGTGGACGAGTACATCCCGCAGCCCGTGCGTGAGACCGAGAAGCCCTTCCTCATGCCCGTCGAGGACGTCTTCACGATCACCGGTCGTGGCACCGTCATCACCGGTCGCATCGAGCGCGGCATCGTCAAGGTCAACGAGACCGTCGACATCATCGGCATCCGCGAGGGCAAGCAGTCCTCGACGGTCACCGGCATCGAGATGTTCCGCAAGCTGCTCGACACCGGCGAGGCCGGCGAGAACGTCGGGCTGCTGCTCCGCGGCACCAAGCGCGAGGACGTCGAGCGCGGCATGGTCGTGATCAAGCCCGGCACGACGACCCCGCACACCAACTTCGAGGCGTCGGTCTACATCCTCTCGAAGGAGGAGGGCGGCCGTCACACGCCGTTCTTCAACAACTACCGTCCGCAGTTCTACTTCCGGACCACGGACGTGACCGGCGTGGTGACCCTCCCCGAGGGTCGCGAGATGGTCATGCCCGGCGACAACACCGACATGTCGGTCGAGCTGATCCAGCCGATCGCCATGGAGGACGGCCTCCGCTTCGCGATCCGCGAGGGTGGCCGCACGGTCGGCGCCGGCCGCGTCACCAAGATCACCAAGTGA
- the trmB gene encoding tRNA (guanosine(46)-N7)-methyltransferase TrmB, producing MEQPSPATRDQLPPARPHQKYTEDGQRMREVLTYSRRGSRFTPSQQQSWDAHHERWVVPDHRVDQPGFDWDELFGRSAPRIVEIGSGVGEATAVLAAARPAYDVVALEVWRPGVAHTLGLLAEAGADNVRLLSVDAVWCLEHLFAPGSVSGLWTFFPDPWPKKRHHKRRLVTPEFAALVASRLRPGGEWRLATDWSEYAVQMASVIDATDGLTGGVVERWEERPVTKFERKGVEAGRPITDLRYTRED from the coding sequence GTGGAACAGCCCTCACCTGCGACCCGGGACCAGCTCCCTCCGGCCCGGCCGCACCAGAAGTACACCGAGGACGGCCAGCGGATGCGCGAGGTCCTCACCTACTCCCGACGCGGCAGCCGGTTCACGCCCTCGCAGCAGCAGTCGTGGGACGCGCACCACGAACGGTGGGTCGTCCCGGACCACCGGGTCGACCAGCCCGGCTTCGACTGGGACGAGCTGTTCGGCCGCTCGGCGCCCCGGATCGTGGAGATCGGGTCGGGAGTCGGGGAGGCCACCGCGGTGCTGGCGGCCGCGCGTCCGGCGTACGACGTGGTGGCGCTGGAGGTCTGGCGGCCGGGCGTGGCCCACACCCTCGGGCTGCTCGCGGAGGCCGGGGCCGACAACGTCCGGCTGCTCTCCGTCGATGCGGTGTGGTGCCTGGAGCACCTGTTCGCGCCGGGCTCGGTGAGCGGGCTGTGGACGTTCTTCCCCGACCCCTGGCCCAAGAAGCGGCACCACAAGCGCCGACTGGTGACGCCGGAGTTCGCCGCGCTCGTGGCCTCGCGGCTGCGGCCGGGCGGCGAGTGGCGGCTGGCCACCGACTGGAGCGAGTACGCCGTCCAGATGGCGTCGGTGATCGACGCCACCGACGGCCTGACCGGTGGCGTCGTCGAGCGCTGGGAGGAACGGCCGGTGACCAAGTTCGAGCGCAAGGGCGTCGAGGCGGGCCGACCGATCACCGACCTCCGCTACACCCGCGAGGACTGA
- a CDS encoding MFS transporter: MSTTPARRTDAAAALGSSRAWWVALATMAALVATAGFRSSTGALLEPLEAEFGWSRTTTSGAVTLNLVVYGLTAPFAAALMERLGVRRVAAGGLLLVAAGSGLTLVMTQAWQLWLLWGIPVGVGTGSMALVFGAVVANRWFVRQRGLVTGLFSAASSAGQLVFLPTIARLAAEPGWRWAAGLVAAAALLLVPVVALVLRDRPSDVGQVPHGAPASYVDPPLDHDGPGAARTTLLTLRQVGRSRVFWALFASFWICGWSTNGLVGTHFIPAAHDHGMPATTSASLLALIGVFDIVGTVASGWLTDRVDPRLLLVVYYTLRGLSLLVVPSLLGPEVVPSLFLFVVFYGLDWVATVPPTVALCRVHFGLVRSGVVFGWVFAAHMVGAGVAATYAGWVRQATGDYQGAWLTAGGLCVAAAVMCATIPRGPREPVEPAAAGPEDTAQI, from the coding sequence GTGTCCACCACCCCCGCCCGTCGCACCGACGCGGCCGCGGCGCTCGGCTCCTCACGGGCCTGGTGGGTGGCGCTGGCGACGATGGCGGCCCTCGTGGCCACCGCGGGCTTCCGCAGCTCCACGGGGGCGCTGCTGGAGCCGCTGGAGGCGGAGTTCGGCTGGTCGCGGACCACCACGTCGGGCGCGGTCACGCTCAACCTGGTCGTCTACGGGCTCACCGCCCCCTTCGCGGCCGCGCTCATGGAGCGCCTGGGCGTACGCCGCGTGGCCGCGGGCGGGCTGCTGCTCGTGGCCGCCGGGTCCGGGCTGACGCTGGTCATGACGCAGGCGTGGCAGCTGTGGCTGCTGTGGGGGATCCCGGTCGGGGTCGGCACCGGCTCGATGGCGCTCGTCTTCGGTGCGGTGGTGGCCAACCGCTGGTTCGTGCGGCAGCGCGGCCTGGTGACCGGGCTGTTCTCGGCGGCCAGCTCGGCCGGTCAGCTGGTCTTCCTGCCGACCATCGCGCGGCTCGCCGCCGAGCCGGGCTGGCGCTGGGCGGCCGGCCTGGTCGCGGCAGCCGCCCTGCTGCTCGTGCCGGTGGTCGCGCTGGTGCTGCGCGACCGGCCCTCCGACGTCGGCCAGGTGCCCCACGGCGCCCCCGCGTCGTACGTCGACCCGCCGCTCGACCACGACGGGCCCGGTGCCGCCCGCACCACGCTGCTGACGCTGCGCCAGGTCGGTCGCAGCCGCGTGTTCTGGGCGCTGTTCGCCAGCTTCTGGATCTGCGGCTGGTCGACCAACGGGCTGGTCGGCACCCACTTCATCCCGGCCGCCCACGACCACGGCATGCCGGCCACCACGTCGGCCTCGCTCCTGGCGCTGATCGGGGTCTTCGACATCGTCGGCACGGTCGCCTCGGGGTGGCTGACCGACCGGGTGGACCCCCGGCTGCTGCTGGTCGTCTACTACACCCTGCGCGGGCTCTCGCTGCTCGTGGTGCCCTCGCTGCTGGGCCCGGAGGTGGTGCCCAGCCTGTTCCTGTTCGTGGTCTTCTACGGCCTCGACTGGGTGGCCACGGTGCCACCCACGGTCGCGCTGTGCCGCGTGCACTTCGGGCTGGTGCGCTCGGGCGTGGTCTTCGGCTGGGTGTTCGCGGCCCACATGGTCGGCGCGGGCGTCGCGGCGACGTACGCCGGCTGGGTGCGGCAGGCGACCGGCGACTACCAGGGCGCCTGGTTGACCGCGGGCGGCCTGTGCGTGGCGGCCGCGGTCATGTGCGCGACCATCCCGCGCGGGCCGCGGGAGCCGGTCGAGCCCGCTGCGGCCGGGCCCGAGGACACCGCCCAGATCTAG
- a CDS encoding RDD family protein: MSGTTPAWGSEDADARDGAWGAGDLLVTGEAVALDLPAASLGVRVLSGLVDLVAQGVLLVLGLVLVAIAAPDDALAAAGSVVVTATTLVLGPAAVETLTSGRSLGKLVLGLRTVRDDAGPPSFHHCFVRHLVSVVEVWVMAGVPALVSALLSRRGKRLGDLVAGTYVVRDRFALRLPWPVTMPPPLAAWAARADIAPLPDALALTVHRLLGRGEGLDPRAHERLLLHTAAEVARHVAPAPPQGTPPGAFLAAVSAERRARDERRLRGEVAQRQRLARRP, translated from the coding sequence GTGAGTGGAACCACGCCCGCCTGGGGGTCCGAGGACGCCGACGCCCGGGACGGCGCGTGGGGCGCGGGCGACCTGCTGGTCACCGGGGAGGCGGTCGCGCTGGACCTGCCGGCCGCGTCGCTCGGCGTACGCGTGCTGTCGGGGCTGGTCGACCTGGTCGCGCAGGGCGTGCTGCTCGTGCTCGGCCTCGTCCTGGTGGCGATCGCCGCGCCCGACGACGCCCTCGCCGCCGCGGGGTCGGTCGTGGTGACCGCGACGACGCTCGTGCTGGGCCCAGCCGCGGTGGAGACGCTGACGTCGGGGCGCTCGCTCGGCAAGCTGGTGCTGGGACTGCGCACCGTCCGCGACGACGCCGGTCCCCCGTCGTTCCACCACTGCTTCGTGCGGCACCTGGTGAGCGTGGTCGAGGTCTGGGTGATGGCCGGCGTGCCCGCCCTGGTCTCGGCGTTGCTCAGCCGCCGGGGCAAGCGGCTGGGCGATCTCGTGGCCGGCACCTACGTCGTCCGCGACCGGTTCGCGCTGCGCCTCCCGTGGCCGGTGACGATGCCGCCGCCGCTGGCCGCCTGGGCCGCGCGGGCGGACATCGCCCCGCTCCCTGACGCCCTCGCGCTCACCGTGCACCGCCTGCTCGGCCGCGGCGAGGGCCTGGACCCCCGGGCGCACGAGCGGCTGCTGCTGCACACCGCCGCCGAGGTCGCGCGCCACGTCGCCCCCGCCCCGCCGCAGGGCACCCCGCCCGGAGCCTTCCTCGCCGCCGTCAGCGCCGAGCGCCGCGCCCGCGACGAGCGCCGGCTGCGCGGCGAGGTCGCGCAGCGGCAGCGGCTGGCCCGACGCCCCTGA
- a CDS encoding stage II sporulation protein M, with protein MDIDAFVGVHQPTWQRLEDLTRRAPCTGAEADELVELYQEVATHLSAIRSTSPEPQVVAYLSGLLARARVRAGGTRTPAWSGVADFFVRRFPAALHRTRRWWMTTMLASYAVAAVMVWWLLEHPQVEQTLLDPAQVRQLVESDFENYYSESAAGSFSAQVWTNNAWVAALCIAFGVLGAPVLWVLLQNLLNLAVVASLMIRYDRTALFFGLITPHGLLELTAVFVAAGTGLRLFWSWVVPGDRTRGQSLAAEGRSAGGVALGLVVVLLVSGVIEGFVTPSGLPTWARVGIGVVAEVLFLAYVWVLGRRAVRAGHTGDVDASLLEDRVATAG; from the coding sequence GTGGACATCGACGCCTTCGTGGGGGTGCACCAGCCGACCTGGCAGCGGCTGGAGGACCTGACGCGCCGGGCGCCGTGCACCGGGGCCGAGGCCGACGAGCTCGTCGAGCTCTACCAGGAGGTCGCCACCCACCTCAGCGCCATCCGCTCGACCTCGCCCGAGCCCCAGGTCGTGGCCTACCTGAGCGGGCTGCTCGCCCGGGCGAGGGTCCGCGCCGGGGGCACCCGGACGCCCGCCTGGTCGGGCGTCGCCGACTTCTTCGTGCGCCGCTTCCCGGCCGCGCTCCACCGCACCAGGCGCTGGTGGATGACGACGATGCTGGCCAGCTACGCCGTCGCCGCGGTGATGGTCTGGTGGCTCCTCGAGCACCCCCAGGTCGAGCAGACGCTGCTGGACCCGGCGCAGGTGAGGCAGCTGGTCGAGAGCGACTTCGAGAACTACTACTCCGAGTCGGCGGCGGGCAGCTTCTCGGCGCAGGTGTGGACCAACAACGCCTGGGTGGCCGCGCTCTGCATCGCCTTCGGGGTGCTCGGGGCGCCGGTGCTGTGGGTCCTGCTGCAGAACCTGCTCAACCTCGCCGTGGTCGCGTCGCTGATGATCCGCTACGACCGCACCGCGCTGTTCTTCGGCCTGATCACGCCCCACGGCCTGCTGGAGCTCACGGCCGTCTTCGTCGCGGCGGGGACCGGGCTGCGGCTGTTCTGGTCGTGGGTGGTGCCGGGCGACCGGACCCGCGGCCAGTCGCTCGCCGCGGAGGGCCGCAGCGCGGGCGGGGTGGCGCTGGGGCTGGTGGTGGTGCTGCTGGTCTCCGGGGTGATCGAGGGCTTCGTGACGCCGTCCGGCCTGCCGACCTGGGCGCGGGTGGGCATCGGCGTGGTGGCCGAGGTGCTGTTCCTGGCCTACGTGTGGGTGCTGGGCCGGCGCGCCGTACGGGCGGGGCACACCGGGGACGTCGACGCCTCGCTGCTCGAGGACCGGGTGGCCACGGCCGGGTAG
- a CDS encoding DUF58 domain-containing protein — MALTWRVPALLLLGLPLVLLRPAGSTAGLWLLATVLLVALDVALAPRPAALDVRRRPSARVRVGEPTSTTLVVTHPGRRRFRGALRDAWQPSAGATGTRHLLDLAPGGSRALTTDLRPRRRGDLRADRVTVRSLGPLRLAARQRSREVGGAVRALPAFPSLRHLPGRLARLRELDGRASVRVRGQGTEFDSLREYVLGDDVRSVDWRASARSRTVVVRTWQPERDRRVVLVLDTGRTSAGRVDDVPRLDAAMDAALLLGTLAGRAGDRVHFVAGDLAVRSRIRGGHGQVVDQVQEAMAGLHPVLAETDWRRLVGAVDGLTRQRSLVVLLSPLEPAAVENGLLPLVAPLVARHRVVLASVRDPEIDRLARVRDDTATTYAAAAAEQASTGRERTGRLLSTLGVDVLDVDAEQLAVRLADHYLDLKARGQL, encoded by the coding sequence GTGGCACTGACCTGGCGCGTCCCGGCCCTGCTGCTGCTCGGGCTGCCGCTCGTGCTGCTGCGGCCGGCCGGGAGCACGGCGGGGCTGTGGCTGCTCGCCACGGTGCTGCTGGTCGCGCTGGACGTGGCGCTCGCCCCACGCCCCGCGGCCCTCGACGTCCGGCGCCGCCCCTCGGCCCGGGTGCGCGTGGGCGAGCCCACCTCGACCACCCTCGTGGTGACCCACCCGGGCCGCCGGCGCTTCCGCGGGGCGCTGCGCGACGCCTGGCAGCCCTCCGCCGGCGCGACGGGGACACGCCACCTCCTCGACCTGGCACCGGGCGGGAGCCGGGCACTGACCACCGACCTGCGCCCGCGACGACGGGGCGACCTGCGTGCCGACCGCGTGACGGTCCGGTCGCTCGGGCCGCTGCGGCTCGCGGCCCGCCAGCGGTCCCGCGAGGTCGGGGGCGCGGTGCGGGCGCTGCCGGCCTTCCCCTCGCTGCGGCACCTGCCCGGCCGGCTGGCCCGGCTGCGCGAGCTCGACGGGCGCGCGTCGGTGCGGGTGCGCGGGCAGGGCACGGAGTTCGACTCGCTGCGGGAGTACGTCCTCGGCGACGACGTCCGCAGCGTCGACTGGCGGGCCAGCGCACGGAGCCGCACGGTGGTGGTCCGCACCTGGCAGCCCGAGCGCGACCGCCGTGTCGTGCTCGTGCTCGACACCGGACGCACCTCGGCCGGCCGCGTGGACGACGTGCCGCGCCTGGACGCCGCGATGGACGCCGCCCTGCTGCTCGGCACGCTCGCGGGCCGCGCCGGCGACCGGGTGCACTTCGTGGCGGGGGACCTCGCGGTGCGCTCCCGGATCCGCGGCGGCCACGGCCAGGTCGTCGACCAGGTGCAGGAGGCGATGGCGGGGCTGCACCCCGTCCTTGCCGAGACCGACTGGCGCCGGCTGGTCGGCGCCGTGGACGGGCTCACCCGCCAGCGCTCGCTGGTGGTGCTGCTGAGCCCGCTGGAGCCCGCCGCCGTCGAGAACGGCCTGCTCCCCCTCGTCGCCCCGCTGGTGGCCCGGCACCGGGTGGTCCTGGCCTCGGTCCGCGACCCCGAGATCGACCGGCTCGCCCGCGTCCGTGACGACACCGCCACGACGTACGCCGCCGCCGCCGCGGAGCAGGCCTCGACCGGGCGGGAGCGCACCGGGCGCCTGCTCTCCACGCTGGGGGTGGACGTGCTCGACGTGGACGCCGAGCAGCTCGCGGTGCGCCTGGCCGACCACTACCTCGACCTCAAGGCGCGCGGGCAGCTGTGA
- a CDS encoding AAA family ATPase: MTTETSPTGPDAPDSPDSHDVPDAAAAHDALGAVRREVAKAVVGQDAAVSGLLVALLARGHVLLEGVPGVAKTLLVRSLAAALDVGTKRVQFTPDLMPGDLTGSMVIEGGAGELRFREGPVFTHLLLADEINRTPPKTQSALLEAMEEGQVSSDGVTRRLPTPFLVAATQNPVEYEGTYPLPEAQLDRFLLKLQLPLPDRAQEVAILRRHVEGFDPQDVAAAGVRPVAGAAHVEAGIAAVRTVRVSEEVGAYIVDLARATRESPSLSLGVSPRGATALLRASRAWAWLTGRDFVTPDDVKALAHATLAHRLALRPEAELDGVAVDQVLDTAIASVPVPR, encoded by the coding sequence ATGACGACCGAGACGAGCCCGACCGGGCCCGACGCCCCCGACAGCCCCGACAGCCACGACGTCCCGGACGCCGCCGCGGCCCACGACGCCCTGGGCGCCGTGCGGCGTGAGGTGGCCAAGGCGGTGGTCGGCCAGGACGCGGCCGTCTCCGGCCTGCTGGTGGCGCTGCTGGCCCGGGGCCACGTGCTGCTGGAGGGCGTGCCCGGGGTGGCCAAGACCCTGCTGGTCCGCAGCCTGGCCGCGGCGCTCGACGTGGGCACCAAGCGGGTGCAGTTCACCCCCGACCTGATGCCGGGCGACCTGACCGGCTCGATGGTGATCGAGGGCGGAGCCGGCGAGCTGCGCTTCCGCGAGGGCCCGGTCTTCACCCACCTGCTGCTGGCCGACGAGATCAACCGGACGCCGCCCAAGACGCAGTCGGCACTGCTCGAGGCGATGGAGGAGGGCCAGGTCTCCTCCGACGGGGTCACCCGGCGCCTGCCCACCCCCTTCCTGGTGGCGGCGACGCAGAACCCCGTGGAGTACGAGGGCACCTACCCGCTGCCCGAGGCCCAGCTGGACCGGTTCCTGCTCAAGCTGCAGCTGCCGCTGCCCGACCGCGCCCAGGAGGTGGCGATCCTGCGGCGCCACGTCGAGGGGTTCGACCCCCAGGACGTCGCCGCGGCCGGGGTGCGGCCCGTGGCCGGCGCCGCCCACGTCGAGGCCGGCATCGCCGCGGTGCGGACGGTGCGGGTGAGCGAGGAGGTCGGCGCCTACATCGTCGACCTCGCGCGCGCGACCCGGGAGTCGCCGTCGCTCTCCCTGGGTGTCAGTCCGCGCGGCGCGACGGCGCTGCTGCGCGCCAGCCGGGCGTGGGCGTGGCTGACCGGCCGCGACTTCGTCACCCCCGACGACGTCAAGGCCCTGGCCCACGCCACCCTGGCCCACCGCCTGGCGCTGCGCCCCGAGGCCGAGCTCGACGGTGTCGCCGTCGACCAGGTCCTCGACACCGCCATCGCCTCCGTGCCGGTCCCCCGCTAG
- a CDS encoding DUF4350 domain-containing protein: protein MTYAAATASLAPDGVDRPRRSRTPWLLGALVLLALVVVTALGRGGATSNAPLDPDNPGPAGARALAQVLERQGVEVAVVRGQEALLQRRVTVEDTVVVTTPEDLVPTTQRRLERHAASATALVYAGDAAAVAERLDVDTAPLRPGTRPARCGEPLADDLELDVRGGLGLDAPGCFGVDGAVALTRDGSRWGLAPGSVLADEHVTRAGAAALGLRLLGQGDRVVWYVPDLADAPVDEGSPLGALLPPALLPSLLLLGAATLALVLWRGRRFGPLATEPLPVVVRAAESTHSRGRLYRRAGDRAHAATALVTATRRRLHARLRLPPDAPLEALVAAVVGRTGRRSDEVAALLRPPSPTDDTQLVDLGQRLRDLEDEVHRA, encoded by the coding sequence GTGACGTACGCCGCCGCGACGGCCTCGCTCGCCCCCGACGGCGTGGACCGCCCCCGGCGCTCCCGCACCCCCTGGCTGCTGGGCGCCCTGGTGCTGCTGGCGCTCGTCGTGGTGACGGCGCTGGGTCGGGGCGGGGCCACCAGCAACGCCCCGCTGGACCCGGACAACCCCGGCCCCGCGGGCGCCCGTGCGCTGGCCCAGGTCCTGGAGCGCCAAGGGGTGGAGGTCGCGGTGGTGCGCGGCCAGGAGGCGCTCCTCCAGCGTCGGGTCACCGTCGAGGACACGGTGGTCGTCACGACCCCGGAGGACCTCGTGCCGACCACCCAGCGCCGCCTGGAGCGTCACGCGGCGAGCGCCACGGCCCTGGTGTACGCCGGGGACGCCGCCGCCGTGGCCGAGCGGCTGGACGTCGACACCGCACCGCTGCGGCCCGGCACCCGCCCGGCACGCTGCGGGGAGCCGCTGGCCGACGACCTGGAGCTGGACGTGCGCGGCGGCCTCGGTCTCGACGCCCCTGGCTGCTTCGGCGTGGACGGCGCCGTGGCGCTGACCCGCGACGGCAGCAGGTGGGGCCTCGCCCCCGGCTCCGTCCTGGCCGACGAGCACGTGACCCGGGCCGGTGCCGCCGCGCTGGGCCTGCGGCTGCTCGGGCAGGGCGACCGCGTGGTCTGGTACGTCCCCGACCTCGCCGACGCCCCCGTCGACGAGGGCTCGCCGCTCGGTGCCCTGCTGCCGCCGGCGCTGCTCCCCTCCCTGCTGCTGCTCGGGGCCGCCACCCTGGCCCTGGTGCTGTGGCGGGGGCGACGCTTCGGGCCGCTGGCGACCGAGCCGCTCCCGGTGGTGGTCCGGGCGGCGGAGTCGACGCACAGCCGCGGGCGCCTCTACCGCCGCGCCGGCGACCGCGCCCACGCGGCGACCGCCCTGGTGACCGCCACCCGGCGCCGGCTCCACGCCCGGCTGCGGCTGCCGCCCGACGCGCCGCTCGAGGCGCTCGTCGCCGCGGTCGTCGGCCGCACCGGCCGCCGCTCCGACGAGGTCGCGGCCCTGCTGCGGCCCCCCAGCCCCACCGACGACACCCAGCTGGTCGACCTCGGCCAGCGTCTGCGCGACCTGGAGGACGAGGTGCACCGAGCATGA
- a CDS encoding DUF4129 domain-containing protein, which yields MTPVTRATSTLLLDPGPDEARRLLQRELEGSEYREPFLQRVLGWVSDLVGAAAQGGDGLGRAATAGLLLLLVGAAVLALSRLRRDPARSAPAPTVFGEVRLGAAEHRAAARAAYDAARWDDALVEAVRALAAGLVDRGLLDDQAGLTVREVVTAAGRRFAGEQEPLDGLGRRFDEVRYGDRPADEPAARSALDLEGRVAAATPGAAVDGPVSAVPR from the coding sequence GTGACGCCCGTGACCCGAGCGACGTCCACCCTGCTGCTCGACCCTGGCCCGGACGAGGCGCGGCGGTTGCTGCAGCGCGAGCTGGAGGGCTCGGAGTACCGCGAGCCCTTCCTGCAGCGGGTGCTGGGGTGGGTCTCGGACCTGGTCGGTGCGGCGGCCCAGGGTGGGGACGGTCTCGGCCGGGCCGCGACGGCGGGGCTGCTGCTCCTCCTCGTCGGGGCCGCGGTGCTGGCCCTGTCCCGGCTGCGGCGCGATCCGGCACGGTCCGCCCCGGCCCCCACGGTGTTCGGCGAGGTCCGGCTGGGCGCGGCCGAGCACCGGGCCGCCGCCCGGGCGGCGTACGACGCGGCACGGTGGGACGACGCCCTGGTCGAGGCGGTGCGCGCCCTGGCCGCCGGGCTCGTCGACCGCGGCCTCCTCGACGACCAGGCCGGGCTGACCGTCCGCGAGGTCGTGACGGCGGCGGGGCGACGGTTCGCCGGGGAGCAGGAGCCGCTCGACGGCCTGGGCCGACGCTTCGACGAGGTCCGCTACGGCGACCGACCGGCCGACGAGCCGGCGGCGCGGTCGGCGCTCGACCTCGAGGGTCGCGTCGCCGCGGCCACGCCCGGCGCCGCGGTCGACGGCCCGGTGAGCGCGGTGCCCCGGTGA
- the rpsJ gene encoding 30S ribosomal protein S10, with protein sequence MAGQKIRIRLKAYDHEVIDTSARKIVDTVTRTGAKVAGPVPLPTEKNVYCVIRSPHKYKDSREHFEMRTHKRLIDIIDPTPKTVDSLMRLDLPAGVDIEIKL encoded by the coding sequence ATGGCGGGACAGAAGATCCGCATCAGGCTCAAGGCCTATGACCACGAGGTGATCGACACCTCGGCGCGGAAGATCGTGGACACGGTGACCCGGACGGGCGCGAAGGTGGCCGGCCCCGTGCCGCTGCCGACGGAGAAGAACGTCTACTGCGTCATCCGCTCGCCCCACAAGTACAAGGACTCCCGCGAGCACTTCGAGATGCGCACCCACAAGCGCCTCATCGACATCATTGACCCCACGCCGAAGACGGTCGACTCGCTGATGCGACTCGACCTCCCTGCCGGCGTCGACATCGAGATCAAGCTCTGA
- the rplC gene encoding 50S ribosomal protein L3 encodes MASTFERNLKGLLGTKLGMTQAWDENNRIVPLTVIAAGTNVVTQVRTPDKDGYNAVQIGFGEIEGRKVGKPAAGHFDKAGVTPRRHVAEIRTSDAASYEVGQELTTELFAAGQAVDVTATSKGKGFAGTMKRHGFSGVGASHGAHRNHRKPGSIGACATPGRVFRGTRMSGRMGTDTVTTQNVTVHAVDAEKGLILIQGAVPGPKGGLVLIRSAAKKNQEAGA; translated from the coding sequence ATGGCTAGCACTTTCGAACGCAACCTGAAGGGTCTGCTGGGCACCAAGCTCGGCATGACCCAGGCATGGGACGAGAACAACCGCATCGTCCCCCTCACCGTCATCGCGGCCGGGACCAACGTGGTCACCCAGGTCCGCACGCCCGACAAGGACGGCTACAACGCCGTCCAGATCGGCTTCGGCGAGATCGAGGGCCGCAAGGTGGGCAAGCCCGCCGCCGGCCACTTCGACAAGGCCGGGGTCACGCCCCGTCGCCACGTCGCCGAGATCCGGACCAGCGACGCCGCCAGCTACGAGGTCGGCCAGGAGCTGACCACCGAGCTGTTCGCCGCCGGCCAGGCCGTCGACGTCACCGCGACCAGCAAGGGCAAGGGCTTCGCCGGCACCATGAAGCGTCACGGCTTCTCCGGCGTGGGTGCCTCGCACGGCGCGCACCGCAACCACCGCAAGCCCGGCTCGATCGGCGCCTGCGCCACCCCGGGTCGCGTCTTCCGCGGCACGCGGATGTCGGGCCGGATGGGCACGGACACCGTGACCACCCAGAACGTCACCGTGCACGCGGTCGACGCGGAGAAGGGCCTGATCCTGATCCAGGGCGCCGTCCCCGGCCCCAAGGGTGGGCTCGTCCTGATCCGTTCCGCGGCCAAAAAGAACCAGGAGGCCGGAGCATGA